The Hemibagrus wyckioides isolate EC202008001 linkage group LG15, SWU_Hwy_1.0, whole genome shotgun sequence genome window below encodes:
- the b4galt5 gene encoding beta-1,4-galactosyltransferase 5: protein MMPPQMRFRRRSFLGLLFLFSLSTSALYFIYSAPGIVNEYLFMVQARGMWIRENMRNIGAQVLEQVVRSAYSANGTDYMYDFNLSETAPPPTPYLPVGFTYLSTDICPEKLPTMKGRLKVDMSEISLEKVEKKLLKSDSSIRFGGQWKPHDCIPRWKVAILVPFRNRHEHLPILLRHLIPALQRQRLHFGVYIIEQTGDEPFNRAMLFNVGFKEAMKDIQWDCVIFHDVDHILENDRNYYGCSGMPRHFAVKLNKYSYILPYDEFFGGVSGLTSEQFQKINGFPNAFWGWGGEDDDLWNRVQYAGYTVSRPPGDIGRYMSIPHHHRGEVQFLGRYTLLRHSKERQRLDGLNNLNYSPLVSRRHLYTNISVTLSRDLAPVTEY from the exons TGAACGAGTATCTGTTCATGGTCCAGGCTCGGGGAATGTGGATCCGTGAGAACATGAGGAACATCGGAGCTCAGGTTCTGGAGCAGGTGGTCAGGAGTGCTTACAGCGCCAACGGAACAG aCTACATGTATGACTTTAACCTGAGTGAAACAGCTCCCCCGCCCACTCCGTACCTGCCCGTGGGGTTCACTTACCTGTCCACTGATATCTGCCCTGAGAAACTGCCCACTATGA AGGGCAGACTGAAGGTGGACATGAGTGAGATTTCTCTCGAAAAAGTGGAGAAAAAGTTACTGAAATCTGACTCCAGTATCCGGTTTGGAGGCCAGTGGAAACCCCATGACTGCATACCTCGCTGGAAA GTGGCCATTTTGGTGCCTTTCCGGAACCGTCACGAGCATCTGCCCATTCTCCTGCGTCACCTGATCCCAGCGCTGCAGAGACAGCGACTCCACTTCGGCGTCTACATCATCGAACAG acaggAGATGAGCCCTTTAATCGTGCCATGCTCTTTAACGTGGGCTTTAAGGAGGCGATGAAGGACATTCAGTGGGACTGCGTCATCTTCCACGACGTCGATCACATCCTGGAAAACGATCGGAATTACTACGGATGCAGCGGAATGCCGCGCCACTTCGCCGTCAAACTCAACAAATACTCCtacat ATTGCCATACGATGAGTTTTTCGGTGGCGTGAGCGGCCTCACCTCTGAGCAGTTTCAGAAGATAAACGGTTTTCCCAATGCATTCTGGGGCTGGGGAGGAGAGGACGATGACCTCTGGAATCG ggtccAGTATGCGGGCTACACGGTGAGTCGGCCTCCAGGGGACATCGGGCGCTACATGTCCATCCCTCACCACCACCGGGGAGAAGTGCAGTTTCTGGGCAG GTACACGTTACTCCGCCACtcgaaggagagacagagactggacGGTCTGAACAACCTGAACTACTCCCCCCTGGTGTCCAGGAGGCATCTCTACACCAACATCTCCGTCACACTGAGTCGAGACCTCGCTCCCGTCACCGAATATTAA
- the LOC131366358 gene encoding EMILIN-3 yields MTTAQLIFTPQNHRTLHPSLVLVRNMKCALCCLALLPLLLGLSSVDAKGTFYGNPYRFNLYKAGAGPHFNPGKPMTRHKNHCAYIVQKNVTCTMQDGMATYVKADYTTKCIWGQKCPVVMYRTYFKPTYKVGYKTVTELEWRCCPGYSGENCFDGPTPGPDSIMPPFKGSIQGPRPGMKGFPWGYNKIPTPGSGLEKPLFPGGHHDNIPTGHVPSGGPGTGVSGERLDRIEEDLRRLSQGLETLNGLISGMEERLRVSVREDTAKMVSTLLGGAPRQPDSTVGFGVIPEGLPDTTEGSKSFPVLGELVGRVTEVKDELRAKSHILDEIHGMVMGHDGQLKRLLEVPTGGIQNLVEKLLDERLAGIRTQILDGFERRLSGLENHCNEKIGQVQKNCHKEYLNGQEQLQQSLDGRETGLRKELGDLQAQIQGLTVTPGCCSQINDLSQRTLLLEESIKGLTESQRQLQTTLSEQTIHLETMLDTRLLDIEGRLNTTEQDKTELDDLDGRMGSLDGFKTLLEDKLKSLEERVFVAVEELSNATSPALLEGQVVPALGTEIENIRRRMEAGLDGVQKQLLDLELLCTSACSPASSPDAALIQTEIEDCKEMEKKITERLDTHTDMLDHLNSTLQGLLVQIAQEDQEGSIQGEITLLKINVNSVNRTLKGLRDSVHLFTNEMSHVNSTWQERQHRLATQVHGIAELVGQQGALLGAGERRLVQLKGELQGLRRRLSGELHGCRGTAQDAQREVMVVESRVAQVEGQCSSLGELADQLERIRAELESHSDSYLAQVNGTLASHSQQLTQLKNGLQECVNKTVQ; encoded by the exons aaACCACTGTGCCTACATCGTTCAAAAGAACGTTACCTGTACCATGCAAGATGGAATGGCCACCTACGTCAAGGCAGACTACACCACCAAGTGCATCTGGGGTCAGAAGTGTCCCGTGGTGAT GTATCGGACATACTTCAAACCTACCTACAAGGTTGGCTACAAGACTGTGACAGAACTGGAATGGCGCTGCTGCCCAGGCTACTCTGGAGAAAACTGCTTTGATGGCCCTACACCTGGTCCAGACTCCATCATGCCACCCTTCAAGGGATCTATTCAAGGACCCAGACCTGGGATGAAGGGTTTCCCATGGGGTTACAACAAGATACCAACCCCTGGATCAGGGCTGGAAAAGCCTCTTTTCCCTGGAGGTCATCATGATAATATACCAACTGGACATGTTCCTTCAGGAG GTCCAGGAACAGGAGTCTCTGGCGAACGTCTAGACCGTATAGAGGAGGATCTAAGAAGACTTTCACAGGGATTGGAGACGCTGAATGGCCTGATCTCTGGCATGGAGGAACGTCTCCGTGTGTCTGTCCGCGAGGACACTGCCAAGATGGTGAGCACCCTGCTAGGTGGGGCCCCACGTCAGCCAGACTCTACGGTGGGCTTTGGCGTCATTCCTGAGGGCTTGCCGGACACGACAGAGGGCAGCAAGAGCTTCCCGGTCCTTGGAGAGTTGGTGGGAAGGGTGACAGAGGTCAAGGATGAGCTAAGGGCCAAGAGTCACATCCTGGATGAGATCCATGGCATGGTAATGGGCCATGATGGGCAGCTGAAGAGGCTGCTGGAGGTGCCAACTGGGGGTATCCAGAACTTAGTGGAGAAGTTGCTGGATGAAAGGCTGGCTGGCATCAGGACACAGATCTTGGATGGATTTGAAAGAAGGCTGAGTGGCCTGGAAAACCACTGCAACGAAAAGATTGGACAG GTTCAGAAGAATTGCCATAAGGAATACCTGAACGGTCAGGAACAGCTCCAGCAATCCTTGGATGGCCGTGAGACAGGCCTGAGGAAGGAGCTGGGTGATCTTCAGGCTCAGATCCAGGGTCTGACAGTGACTCCAGGCTGCTGTAGTCAGATTAATGATCTCTCCCAGAGAACCCTGCTGTTGGAAGAGTCCATTAAAGGCCTGACAGAGTCTCAGAGGCAACTCCAGACGACACTGAGTGAGCAGACAATCCACTTGGAGACGATGTTGGACACTCGCTTACTCGATATCGAAGGCCGTCTGAACACAACAGAGCAGGACAAGACAGAGTTAGATGACCTGGATGGAAGAATGGGATCCCTGGATGGATTTAAGACCCTTCTGGAGGACAAACTGAAAAGCTTGGAGGAACGTGTTTTTGTGGCTGTGGAGGAACTGAGTAACGCTACATCTCCGGCTCTACTGGAAGGCCAGGTGGTGCCGGCATTAGGGACGGAAATTGAGAATATCCGTAGACGTATGGAAGCTGGTTTGGATGGTGTCCAGAAGCAATTATTGGATCTTGAGCTTCTTTGCACTTCGGCTTGCTCTCCAGCATCCAGTCCTGATGCAGCTCTTATCCAAACAGAGATAGAAGACTGtaaagagatggagaagaagataACAGAGcgtctggacacacacacggatatgCTGGACCATCTAAATAGTACCTTGCAAGGACTTTTGGTTCAGATTGCTCAAGAGGACCAAGAGGGCTCGATACAGGGTGAGATCACCCTCCTCAAGATTAATGTCAACTCTGTAAACCGTACCCTGAAGGGTTTGAGAGATTCCGTACACCTTTTCACCAACGAGATGAGTCATGTTAACTCCACATGGCAGGAACGGCAGCACCGGCTGGCCACGCAAGTGCATGGCATTGCTGAGCTTGTGGGCCAGCAGGGGGCGCTGCTTGGGGCCGGAGAGCGCAGGCTAGTGCAGCTGAAGGGTGAGCTGCAGGGCTTGAGGCGGAGGCTTTCAGGGGAACTGCATGGCTGTCGGGGCACAGCGCAGGACGCTCAGCGTGAGGTCATGGTAGTTGAAAGCCGTGTAGCTCAGGTTGAAGGCCAGTGTAGCAGCCTGGGAGAGCTTGCTGATCAGTTGGAGAGGATTCGTGCAGAACTCGAGAGCCATTCAGACAGCTATCTGGCACAGGTCAATGGCACCCTGGCTAGCCACTCCCAGCAGCTTACACAGCTCAAAAATGGACTCCAGGAGTGCGTAAACAAGACGGTACAATAG